CGTGGTAGGTGGAAGTGGTCAAGGCATTTTCAACACCCCAATCAACGGTTCTTTGGAAGACATCGGGGCCGTCATCGTCCAGTCCAAAAACGAAGCTACCATTTATCATAATACCCAAAGAATGAAGGCGATTGACCGCTTTGATATAGTCTTTGTGGAGGTTTTGTTTCTTGTTGCTTTGTTTGAGGTTTTCGGGTGAAAAAGTTTCAAAACCTACAAATAAACTACGCAATCCCGCTTCTGCCGCCTTCTCAATCAAATCTCCTCGCAGTACCGAATCTATAGTTGCAGCCGCTTGAAAAACCCGATTCATGCCCTTCATTCCATCAAACAAGGCGGTCGCAAATTTGGAATTTCCGAGCAGATGGTCGTCCAAAAAATAGAGGTGTTTGCCTGGCAATCGGTCAATTTCGGCCAAAGCATCATCCACTTGTTGGGTGTAAAAAGTTCTGCCTCCTTCAAAAAAAGCGTCTTTGTAGCAAAAGTCGCAATGGTGTGGACAGCCCCTTGTCACGACAATTGAGTTAGGCACTAAATAGCGGTTGCGTTTGATTAAATCTCGTCTGATTGGAGGGATTTTATCCAAGGTTCGTATAGAGGAATTGTAAACTTTTTTGGGTGTGTTGTTTTTGAAGTCCTTCAAAAATTGAGGAAAAGTTTCTTCCCCTGGGCCCATGAAAATCGAATCTGCGTGTTCTGCCGCTTCAAAAGGCAAAGAGGTGACATGCAAACCGCCCAAAATCACATACGCCCCTCGACTTCGATAGTGGTCTGCAATTTTATAAGCACGGTAGGCATTGGTGATATATACTTGGATAACTACTAAATCGGGGAAGTCCTCTAAGTTAAGTGTTTCAACGTGTTGGTCTTGCAGGTCGATTTCATCGTTTGGTGAAAGGTAGGCGGCCAAAGTTGCCAAGCCAAGCGGCGGAAACAAGGAGTATTTGATGGGTCGCCAAAATGGACTTTCTGCTTCTGCCAATGCGGGTAATATCATTTTGACTTTCATGGGAATGTTATTTTAGAGTGCCTTTTTGAAAGACGATTTTGCGGACTCGCTGTTTGCCAAAAATATTCATCAAAAACGAAAGGGCAACGATGCAGAAGTCCACAAAAACGTTGGAGTGTTTGAGGTAATAGACATCCCAAAACCAAGAAGTTTTGCGGTGTTGTCCGCCATAGAGTTGGGCGAAACCCGTAATGCCTGGTTTGGTGTGCCACCGTTTTGCATGAAAATCATCGTCCCAATTCAGTCGCTCAATGTCGAATTGAGTCAAAGCCCTCGGCCCTACGATGCTCATGTCACCCTTTAGTACATTTATAAACTGCGGAAGTTCATCCAATCCCGTTTTTCTTAGCACCGCACCCGTTGGAGTCGGTGTGCCGCCCACCAAAGTCTGAAATTTCCAAATTTTGAAGGGAATCTTGTTTTCGCCAATTCGGTCTTGGGTAAAAAAGATGGGATGTTTTTCTTTGAAGGTCAGCAATACCGCAATGATGGACATGGGAATGGAAAAAATGGTCAAAGCCACGAAGGAGAAAAATAGGTCGAAGAGTCGTTTCATTAGTAGGCATTTAGACGAAAGATAACAGACACAAGACAAAAGATATAAGAAAGAACACAATCTCGCACGATCAAGTTTCCAAACTTGAGCGAAATTCTTGAAGCAAGTTTCAAACAGGCTTTTCTAAATATTATCCACCTTTATCTTTAATGCCTTCTTCTCCCTCCAATTCCCCTTTCTTCGGCAATCGCCCTGCCTTCTTCAATGCCTCATGAATCATCCACTCCAATTGTCCATTGGTACTCCGAAACTCGTCTGCAGCCCACTTTTCGAGTGCCTTGTACATTTCTGGAGAAATTCGCAAAACAAATTGTTTTTTCTTAGGCATGATTGTTTGGTGATTGGTTAAAATTAGTAATCGGTGACTAGTGAAATTAAGATATGGCAATTGAAGTAGAAACTACCCCAATTGCCATTTACTCAAATCATTTCATTGTTTTTTTGAGTTTGAGTTTGAATTTGAGCCTTGAATTTGAATTTCTCTACGGATAAAGCGTTCCTGCATTCACAATCGGACTTGCCGCCTTGTCGGAACAAAGCACAACCATCAAATTGCTGACCATTGCAGCCTTTTTTTCTTCGTCCAATTCCACGATTTGTTTCTTAGACAATTCATCTAAAGCCAATTCAACCATGCTTACCGCACCTTCCACAATCTTCAATCTTGCAGCGACAATTGCAGTCGCTTGTTGTCTTTGAAGCATGGCACTTGCAATTTCAGAAGAATAAGCCAAGTGACTAATCCG
The Chitinophagales bacterium genome window above contains:
- a CDS encoding Arc family DNA-binding protein, with amino-acid sequence MPKKKQFVLRISPEMYKALEKWAADEFRSTNGQLEWMIHEALKKAGRLPKKGELEGEEGIKDKGG
- a CDS encoding sugar transferase, which encodes MKRLFDLFFSFVALTIFSIPMSIIAVLLTFKEKHPIFFTQDRIGENKIPFKIWKFQTLVGGTPTPTGAVLRKTGLDELPQFINVLKGDMSIVGPRALTQFDIERLNWDDDFHAKRWHTKPGITGFAQLYGGQHRKTSWFWDVYYLKHSNVFVDFCIVALSFLMNIFGKQRVRKIVFQKGTLK
- a CDS encoding radical SAM protein, whose product is MKVKMILPALAEAESPFWRPIKYSLFPPLGLATLAAYLSPNDEIDLQDQHVETLNLEDFPDLVVIQVYITNAYRAYKIADHYRSRGAYVILGGLHVTSLPFEAAEHADSIFMGPGEETFPQFLKDFKNNTPKKVYNSSIRTLDKIPPIRRDLIKRNRYLVPNSIVVTRGCPHHCDFCYKDAFFEGGRTFYTQQVDDALAEIDRLPGKHLYFLDDHLLGNSKFATALFDGMKGMNRVFQAAATIDSVLRGDLIEKAAEAGLRSLFVGFETFSPENLKQSNKKQNLHKDYIKAVNRLHSLGIMINGSFVFGLDDDGPDVFQRTVDWGVENALTTSTYHVLTPYPGTRLYKDMEAQGRILTKNWDLYDTRNVVYQTIKLSAEELKNGYDWAYKEFYSWKNIFKSSFQHESHKHKLKHFFYTGGWKKFEPVWNFLIKTKSLNNMLPILESILSKVKVGEGAAMLEDDLDISIGLKT